In Planktothrix sp. FACHB-1365, the genomic stretch CGGTTCCCTATCAACCTTTACGTTTACCCGGAGTTATGGCATCTTTATTTAGCGATCGCGTCTTAAAAATGCCCCAAAGTTTAAAAATTGAAGCTGAAGATGAACAGGATCATTTGTTTTTAAATCTTAACTTTGATGCTACCCTAGAATTGATTGTTCCTGATAATCAATCCCGTCAATATACTTTTATTGAAGAACTCTCAGGGCCCGTTGAAACCCGCCTAAAAATTAACGAAACCCAATTAATAGGTCAAGGATTTGTTTATGCAGAATATGTGCAGTAAACGTGTGGAACAGGCATCTTGCCTGTTAAATCGGGTGTCTGGTTCTAGCTAATATGAAATCCCATTATGAACGCTACAGATGATCCCCCCAACTCCCCTTAAAAAGCAGGTGGTTTTCATTTTCTCTCAAAAACCTCTGTGACCTAACCCCCCAACCCCCTTCCCTATTAGGGAAGGGGGAGTAATTAATAATTTTTGATGTTTAATAGTAATAATTAGTCCCCCTCTCCTTGCAGGAGAGGGGGTTAGGGGGAGAGGTCATACAAATTTTGGGAGAAAATGAAACAGCCCTGGCTTAAAAAGGGGGGAGATGTGCAGCATACATTTAAGGATGGAATATAACAATAATATTGTTGATTTCTCAAATCTATTCCCCTAACACCCAATTGAACAGGCAAGATGCCTGTTCCACACGCCCGACACCTATTAACGCGAATTAAAATAGGTTTCCAGGACATCAACGGCTTTGCAGTTTCCCTGTTCAACTTGGATATAGTTGCTGACTTCAGCCACACGGGTAGCATAACTTGGATCACCTAATAACATTTTCAGTTCTGCTAAAACCGTAGACGCTTGATAAAGATGGCGGTCTAATGTTCGCCCAACCCCCATTTGTACAACTCGCGTTGCATTGTCGGGTTGATCATAATGATAAGGAATGACTAACATCGGATGCCCTGCTCGTAAGGCTTCCGCCGTTGTTCCCATACCCCCATGATGGACAATAGCCGCGGCGAATGGAAAAATATCGGCATGGGGTGAGTAGTCAATGGCGATGACTCCTGGGGGTAAACCCAAGGCGTTCAATTGGTGTGCCGCTTTTCCCATCATCAAAACAGCCCGATATCCTAACTTTTGGGCGGCTATCATCCCCTGTTCATAAAAATTCCCTGGAGTTAAAACAGCCGTTGACCCCAAGGTAAATATAATCGGAGGTGGCCCAGCGTGCAAAAACTCTTGGAGTTCTGGGGATAACCCCGACTCAGAATTTTGACGGTAAAAGGGAAAACCCGTAATTTGGGTTTGTGGGGGCCAATCAGGTTGGACACTGGCAAAGGTTTGGGAAAATAAACCCAACACCAGAGGTGCAAATTGTCCTTCAAACAAAGGATCAAATCTGGCTTCTAACCCTAATTCTGCTTGTAATTGTTCCAAAGGCGCACTCCAAAGTCGCATATTGCAGCGAAACAGACGCAGCAAAGAATCCCTAGCCACTACGGCCATTGCTTTTTCATAGCAAGATTGAGTGCTTTTTTCCGGGGGGACATCATAGGCAGACATCAAAACACTGGGAGATAAAATTGTAGAAACCCAGGGAATTCCTGTTTTTTCAGCAACTAAAGAGGCGACTAATGTTAAGGGATGGGTTAAGAGTAAATCTGCTCCTTGTACTGCATTGATTAAGTCAGAATAACTGGTGCGTAAATAGGGCATTAATAAATAATTGATAATGTATTCCATCCCCCGTTGGGAGTCCATCATCATCGATAAAAATTCTATCTCTCCGGGCTCTTGGGGCAAACCATTGGGTCTGAGGAGACAAAACTCTATTCCGGCTGTTTCAATGGTTTTTTGATATTGTTCACAGGTGGCAATGCGGGCGGAATACCCTCGATTTTGCAATTCTTGAGCCAGTGCCATATAGGGATATAAATCCCCCAAAGACCCAAAGGTTGCTAAAACAATTGTTTTTCCTGAACCGTTGGAAGTTTGATGTTTTAATCGTCTGTCCATTAGATTACAGTTATAAATATCTGATTTTTAATCGCACTCAGAAGCCGAGTTTCTGAATCATAATCTCTTAGATAACAACTAGAAACCCGGTTTCTCAAGTCCTGAAACGATTAATTTTAAACGGTACAAATTTGGCTTAAGGTTGCGACAAAATTCGGATAAGAAATTCCGGCTGCTTCTGCTCGGTGAATGGTGGTTTTTCCTTGAGCCGTTAAACCAGCGATCGCTAAACTCATGGCAATTCGATGATCCGTATCGCTATCAACTTCTGTTCCCGTTAACGGGAAACCTCCGGTAATTTCTAAGCCGTCGGAACGTTCAGTAATCTTCGCCCCCAGTTGGCTCATTTGAGTTGCCATTACGGTAATGCGATCGCTTTCTTTTACCCGTAATTCTTCTGCATCTTTAATAATCGTTTTCCCTTCTGCAAATGCCGCAGCCACCGCTAAAATCGGGATTTCATCAATTAATCTAGGAATAATATCCCCGCCAATTTCACAAGCTTTTAACGTACTATATTTAACTCGAATATCCGCCACAGGTTCCCCCGCCACAACCCGTTGATTTTCTAATTCTAAATTCGCCCCCATTTTTTCTAAGGCTTCTAATATTCCTGTGCGAGTGGGGTTGACTCCAACATTTTCTACTACTAATTCTGACCCTGGAACAATTGCCGCCGCCACTAACCAAAACGCCGCCGAACTAATATCCCCCGGAACGACAACGTGCTGACCGTGCAGTTCTGCTGGCCCATTAACAATTACACTAAAAGTATCAGGTTCAACGGTTAAATTAGCCCCAAAAGCTCTTAACATTCGTTCACTATGATCCCGTGAAAGAGCGGGTTCTGTTACTATTGTTTCTCCTTCCGTCATTAACGCAGCTAATAGAATACAGGATTTCACCTGCGCCGAAGCAATGGGGGAAAAATAATGAATGGGACGTAAAGCTTGACCTTGAACCGCTAAAGGTGCGTAAGACCCCCCTTGACGACCCCAAATATTAGCTCCCATTTGTTGTAAGGGTTTGGTAACACGGGACATGGGACGACGAACTAAGGAACTATCCCCGGTAACAGTAAAAAATTTTCCAGGGTGGGAAGCGAGAATTCCTAACATTAACCGTAGGGTTGTACCGGAATTTCCCGCATCTAAAACTTCAGTGGGTTCTTGAAGATTACCCAGTCCAATACCTTTGACTTCTACCCGTTCTGAATTTAACTCCGAAATTTCCGCCCCTAAGCAAGTAAAACATTGGGCGGTACTGCGGGGGTCTGCTCCTAACAATAAGCCTTCAATGGTGGTGACACCCTTTGCTAACGCCCCTAACATTAAGGCTCGATGGGAAATGGACTTATCCCCAGGAATGCGAATTCGTCCTTGTAACGATAAGCCCGATTTTGGGGGTTGTATTGTTAATATTTGCTCAGTTTCTGTATTTTCAGTTGTTACGATAGTCCCTTGCATTTTATGATTTGAGATAAGGTAAGGATTGCCTTAGTTATCCTACCGCTTTCTCGACTCTAACCCAATTAGAAACATCGAGAATTTTATCCTATATGAGATGACTTATGTTAACACACTATCGTGTGCCCGTGAGTCTGTCGTTAGTATCGATAGACTTGCCTATTCGTTCTTTAGTGGAAGGATCGGCAACCCTGTATCAAAAGGATCGAGACCAGTTTCATTTATTGTTACATGAACCTGCATTAGCGGAATGGGAGTCTGATTCTTTTCCGCCAAAGAGGATTCTTCCGGCCCAAAAACCCCGTCTATTGTGGTTAGAGGTTTCTCCCTATCGGGCTGTTATGACCATGCAGGGTCAGGGAAAATACAGTTATCGTCACCTCTGGCAACAGGGAATGTATGGCTTAAGTCGATATTATCTACAAACGGATTTACAAGCAATGGCAAGTCAACTTCGTCTGCGGAATTTTACCCGTCAGTTAGAGTTAGTCGGGCATCCTCTACCGGAATATATGCGTTTAGAATACGAACTTTGGTCAGAAAATGTACAAATGGGTCGTTATGTTTTAAGTTTAGAAATTCATCATTAGGGGGTTTCGGGTTTCGGGTTTCGGGTGTCAGGTTTCGGATGCTGGAGAACGAGTCCCCTGTAGAGACGTTGCATGCAACGTCTCTACAGGGGGGGATTTGTAGCATTCTTTTCGGAATTTCATATTAGTTTTACTTCAGCTAAAGTTGGTCAAATTTTCAAATATTAATTATTTTCTTTTTCCTCATTATTCTACAAATACATCAAGATTTGCCATATTACTTGGTTGATGAAAAACTATGGGAAGCCATTAAAGATATTATTATTGAAGAGTCAGGCAAAAAGTTTGATGAGTTAAATAACCCTGGTAATTCAAAAGGCAAAAAATCTCAATCTTCTGAAGATAATAGTAGGAATCAACTTCGTCAAGTCTATGATGATTATATTAAACACTTAGCTATATTAGAGAGTTGGTATGACAAAAAAATGTTAATACTAGAGGCTTCTTAGTCGATATAGCATTTCCCAATAGGTTGTAATATTTGATTGTAGGGGTTGGGTTTTCCAACCCTCTAGGTAAGCTATTGAATGAGGGCTTGATTCAGTAGGCTAGACGGATGAAGCGATCAGATTCTCCGCTTATTAATTCTCTGTTTAAAGCTTAATTTGCCAGAAAAATAACGGACTCAACTTCTGAGTATTGGGGATGATCCGATATAATAACTTTCAAGTTTTTTCATCTACTTCTGCCAGTGAATTATTCAGTGTGAGTTGGAGTCCCGACACCCAAACCATCGCTTCTGGGAGTGATGACAACACTATCAAGTTGTGGTCTTTTGATTTAGATCAATTAATGGTATCGGCTTGTGAGTGGATGAAGGATTATCTGGAGAATAGTTCAAGTGTCAGTGAAGAGGACAGATGTTTGTGTGAGGGGGTGAGAGTGAATCCGCAACCGTGAGAAATTAAGTGATAGTCAGTCTCAATCCGTTGTCTAAATGTATTAAAATCCAATTCATCGTTAGATAAAGTTTTAAGTTTAATCAATCAGGAGAATTTCCAAATGATCGGAGGAACACAAGGGGCGGTGATGGAATCTATTGCACCCCCTAATCTGATGTTACAGGTGTCTGGAGTCAATGTTTATTATGGGGAAAGCCATATTTTACGCGATGTGGATTTAAGCGTTGCACCTGGAGAAATGGTGTGTTTAATTGGACGGAATGGTGTGGGCAAAACCACCCTTTTAAAAAGTATTATGGGGTTACTCAAACCTAAAACAGGGGAGATTTATTTTCAAGGTAAACCCCTGAATAAAGTTTCAACGGATAAACGGGCTAGATTAGGGATTGGTTATGTTCCCCAAGGGCGGGAAGTGATTCCCCGTGTCACGGTGAAAGAAAATCTATTATTAGGGTTAGAAGCATTACCCGAAGGACGAAAAGGAAAACCTGAAATTCCAGAAGAAATTTTTGAGTTATTTCCCGTTTTAAAAACCATGTTATCTCGGATGGGAGGAGATTTAAGCGGCGGACAACAACAACAGTTAGCCATTGCAAGGGCGTTAATGGGAAGACCCCAATTATTAGTGTTAGATGAACCCACTGAAGGGATTCAACCCTCGATTATTTTAGAAATTGAAGCCGCAGTTCGACATATTATCGAAACAACGGGAATTTCGGTTTTATTAGTGGAACAACACTTACATTTTGTCCGCCAAGCTGACCGTTATTATGCCATGCAAAAAGGCGGAATTGTCGCTTCGGGTGCTACAAAAGATTTAAGTCAAGAAGTGATTCAGCAATTTTTAGCTGTGTAAATGTTGACTATATAGCAAGTCTAAATCAGTTGTACATCAGACTTAAAATCTAATTCCTCGTAGGGGCGAGGCGCGCCTCGCCCCTACTATAATCCTTAAAATTTGTTTAATTTCCCAAAAGTTACAGAAGAGGGATTATGTTTATTGTTGTTAATTATTTCTGCGGATAGCTGCCTCAATTTCTTCTGGATGAGTATCAGCATAAATCCAAGCATTGACTAAATTTTCTGCTTTCAAATGAGGAAAATCTTGTAAGATTCGAGCATCAGAAGCACCATTTCGGCGATAATTGATCAATGACCAAACAGGGATACGAGTGTTAGCAATTCTAGCATCCCCACCGCACACCCCAGGAGTTTTTTCAATTCCTTGCCAAACATTACTTAAACTTTGGACTAGCAATTGAATAGCCTGTGCTTTTTCCGCTAGACTTAAGGCCAGCAGTTGAGGTTCTAAGTCTTTTAGAGTCATGTTACTGCCTCCTTTATAATTAGGGTGGATCTAGTTAAGAGTTTAACATCTAGCTTTCCAAATTCCCGTTTTAGTCTGGGTTTTTCCATAAATATCTGTTTAATTTGTAGTTACAGAACATGAGTCAATTATCAGCAATCAACCTCGGTCGTAAAATTAACTCTCGATGGGTTTGGCGAGGGGTTAATTTGGCTTTATCCCCTGGCGTTTCTTTAGGTTTAGTCGGGGCGACAGGAACCGGAAAAACACTCTTATTAAGGACATTAGCGGGGTTAGATCCTGTTGATGAAGGTGAAATTAAACTGGGAAATCGCCCTTTAAACCAATGTTATATGCCTGAATATCGTTCTTTTGTGATTTATCTGCATCAACGTCCTATTCTATTAGAAGGAACTGTCGAAACCAACTTAAAAAGCGTTTATACCCTATCCGTTCATCGACAAAAATCTTATAATTATCAACGGGTAGATAATTGGCTTTTAGATATCGGGCGATCGCCTAATTTTCTCCAACAATCTGCTCAAAATTTGTCGGGGGGTGAAACTCAACTGGTTGCTTTAATTCGCGCCTTACAACTTGATCCGTTAGTGTTATTATTAGATGAACCAACGGCATCTTTAGACCCCAGAACAACTGAACAAGTCGAGTCCTTAATTCAACGCTGGTTAACTGAAAACCCTGAACGCGCTTGTATTTGGACAAGCCATGATTCTAAACAATTGCATCGAGTAACTCAAGTTCAACAAGAATTATTTCCTGCCCATTAATTATATCAAATTTACCTAAAAATGTCTAGTTCTTATATTCCAATTAGTTTAGAACAATTAGCCTTATCGGTTTTATTTATTCTGATTAATATTGTCCTATCGTTAGGACTGCGATTAGGTCTAGCGCGAACCTTAGTGATTGCTAGTGTGCGAATGGTGGTGCAGTTATTATTAATTGGATATGTCTTAAATTGGTTGTTTACCTTATCCCATCCTGTCCCGATTATTGTCTTAGCAATGGTGATGACCACTATCGCCGGAATTTCCAGTGTAAATCGTACCTCTCGTAGATTTGCCGGAATTTATTGGCGAAGTTTATTATCGGTTTTTATTTCCTCATTTTTGATTACTAATTTAACAACCTTTGGCATTATTCAAGTTCAACCTTGGTATGATCCGCAATACTTTATTCCCCTCTTAGGAATGGTATTAGGAAATACCTTGACAGGAATTTCTTTAGGATTAGATCGATTCATGGAATCTTTAGTTAATCAACGTCAAAAAATTGAAACTTTATTAGCATTAGGCGCAACTCGTTGGGAAGCAACCCATGAAGAAGTTCAAGCGGCGGTTAGAACTGGAATGATCCCGATGATTAATTCAATGATGGTAATGGGAATTGTCAGTTTACCGGGTATGATGACGGGGCAAATTTTAGCAGGAGCAAGTCCATTAGATGCAGTACGATATCAGATTATTATTATCTTTGCGATCGCCTCAGCAACAGCATTAGGAACCTTGGGAGTTGTGTTATTAGCATGGCTTTCTCTGCTAAATTCTTCTCATCAAATTTGTTTAGATCGCTTAATCAAGCAAGACATTTACTGATTCAATCTATGCCTTTAGATAGATTTATTGTATTGAATTATTTTCTCATTTATATCCAATGATAGAGGGAAAATAGCTTTATCTATTATTAGATATAATGAAAGTTTTTACATTTTGTAAAACCTTGCAACCCTATCTTAGGAATCATTATGAATACCCTCAAAACCCGCGACTTAAATCAATTACGCCTTTTGCTGGTCGCAGATAATATATCGCGGAAAATGGGTGGTGAAGCCGGAAAAAATCTGTATTATTTGCAACTTTTTCAGGAACGGAATGTTGATGTGCATATTATTTGTCATGCACGAGTTCGCGAAGAACTTCAGGAGGAGTTGACAGAAGCAGAGTTTAAAAGAATCCGATTTATTGAAGATAGTCCTTTGCAAAGTAATCTTTGGAAAATAACTCAACAGTTACCTCCTCGTATTCAAGTGGGAATGATAGAACAATTGATCCGCCTGAATACTCAACTTCGAGCTAGAAAACTAGCCAAGCAAATCATTCAAGAACACAACATTAACCTTGTATTTGAACCCTCTCCGATTACCCCAAAAGGCATTAGTTGCTTGTACGATTTAGGTGTACCTGTTGTGATTGGGCCATTATCAGGAGGGTTAGATTTTCCTCCAGCCTTTCAATACATGGATGGGTCAAAAACCCGGACAACCGTTGAGTTGATCAAAAAGTATTCTGAGTTTATTCATCAATTATTGCCAGGAAAACTAAAAGCTGATACTATCATTGTCGCCAATTCCCAAACTAAAGCGGCTTTACCAAAAGGTTGCAAAGGCAAAATTTATGAAGTCATTGAATGTGGAGTCGATTTAGAGATTTGGAAACCCAAAACCTATACTCAGCCTGATTCAAATCAACCCATTCGCTTTATTTATATCGGACGATTTGTAGACTGGAAAGGAGTACAATTTTTACTCGAAGCTTTTAAAATTGTATCCGAACAAACTCCTGCTGTTTTAGAATTGGTTGGAGATGGAATATTACGACCTCAATTACAAGCCCAAGTCGAACAATTAAACCTTCAAAATAAGGTTCATTTTCACGGTTGGATGAAACGGGAACAGATGGCTACTTTTATCCGTGAGTGTGATATTTTTGTATTGCCTGCGGTACGAGAAGCGGGAGGAAATGTCGTATTAGAAGCGATGGCATCTGCGT encodes the following:
- a CDS encoding glycosyltransferase family 4 protein, with translation MNTLKTRDLNQLRLLLVADNISRKMGGEAGKNLYYLQLFQERNVDVHIICHARVREELQEELTEAEFKRIRFIEDSPLQSNLWKITQQLPPRIQVGMIEQLIRLNTQLRARKLAKQIIQEHNINLVFEPSPITPKGISCLYDLGVPVVIGPLSGGLDFPPAFQYMDGSKTRTTVELIKKYSEFIHQLLPGKLKADTIIVANSQTKAALPKGCKGKIYEVIECGVDLEIWKPKTYTQPDSNQPIRFIYIGRFVDWKGVQFLLEAFKIVSEQTPAVLELVGDGILRPQLQAQVEQLNLQNKVHFHGWMKREQMATFIRECDIFVLPAVREAGGNVVLEAMASALPVVVANWAGPAKTVDSSCGILVDPCSKAGFIQGLADGMLRLANSPELRFQMGQAGIKRVKQHYFDWDAKCDRILEIFQETLHDYGAVTEEITPLKPTYRPKISSVT
- the aroA gene encoding 3-phosphoshikimate 1-carboxyvinyltransferase — its product is MQGTIVTTENTETEQILTIQPPKSGLSLQGRIRIPGDKSISHRALMLGALAKGVTTIEGLLLGADPRSTAQCFTCLGAEISELNSERVEVKGIGLGNLQEPTEVLDAGNSGTTLRLMLGILASHPGKFFTVTGDSSLVRRPMSRVTKPLQQMGANIWGRQGGSYAPLAVQGQALRPIHYFSPIASAQVKSCILLAALMTEGETIVTEPALSRDHSERMLRAFGANLTVEPDTFSVIVNGPAELHGQHVVVPGDISSAAFWLVAAAIVPGSELVVENVGVNPTRTGILEALEKMGANLELENQRVVAGEPVADIRVKYSTLKACEIGGDIIPRLIDEIPILAVAAAFAEGKTIIKDAEELRVKESDRITVMATQMSQLGAKITERSDGLEITGGFPLTGTEVDSDTDHRIAMSLAIAGLTAQGKTTIHRAEAAGISYPNFVATLSQICTV
- a CDS encoding glycosyltransferase — protein: MDRRLKHQTSNGSGKTIVLATFGSLGDLYPYMALAQELQNRGYSARIATCEQYQKTIETAGIEFCLLRPNGLPQEPGEIEFLSMMMDSQRGMEYIINYLLMPYLRTSYSDLINAVQGADLLLTHPLTLVASLVAEKTGIPWVSTILSPSVLMSAYDVPPEKSTQSCYEKAMAVVARDSLLRLFRCNMRLWSAPLEQLQAELGLEARFDPLFEGQFAPLVLGLFSQTFASVQPDWPPQTQITGFPFYRQNSESGLSPELQEFLHAGPPPIIFTLGSTAVLTPGNFYEQGMIAAQKLGYRAVLMMGKAAHQLNALGLPPGVIAIDYSPHADIFPFAAAIVHHGGMGTTAEALRAGHPMLVIPYHYDQPDNATRVVQMGVGRTLDRHLYQASTVLAELKMLLGDPSYATRVAEVSNYIQVEQGNCKAVDVLETYFNSR
- the urtE gene encoding urea ABC transporter ATP-binding subunit UrtE: MLQVSGVNVYYGESHILRDVDLSVAPGEMVCLIGRNGVGKTTLLKSIMGLLKPKTGEIYFQGKPLNKVSTDKRARLGIGYVPQGREVIPRVTVKENLLLGLEALPEGRKGKPEIPEEIFELFPVLKTMLSRMGGDLSGGQQQQLAIARALMGRPQLLVLDEPTEGIQPSIILEIEAAVRHIIETTGISVLLVEQHLHFVRQADRYYAMQKGGIVASGATKDLSQEVIQQFLAV
- a CDS encoding ATP-binding cassette domain-containing protein — encoded protein: MSQLSAINLGRKINSRWVWRGVNLALSPGVSLGLVGATGTGKTLLLRTLAGLDPVDEGEIKLGNRPLNQCYMPEYRSFVIYLHQRPILLEGTVETNLKSVYTLSVHRQKSYNYQRVDNWLLDIGRSPNFLQQSAQNLSGGETQLVALIRALQLDPLVLLLDEPTASLDPRTTEQVESLIQRWLTENPERACIWTSHDSKQLHRVTQVQQELFPAH
- a CDS encoding ABC transporter permease, which codes for MSSSYIPISLEQLALSVLFILINIVLSLGLRLGLARTLVIASVRMVVQLLLIGYVLNWLFTLSHPVPIIVLAMVMTTIAGISSVNRTSRRFAGIYWRSLLSVFISSFLITNLTTFGIIQVQPWYDPQYFIPLLGMVLGNTLTGISLGLDRFMESLVNQRQKIETLLALGATRWEATHEEVQAAVRTGMIPMINSMMVMGIVSLPGMMTGQILAGASPLDAVRYQIIIIFAIASATALGTLGVVLLAWLSLLNSSHQICLDRLIKQDIY
- a CDS encoding DUF433 domain-containing protein, whose protein sequence is MTLKDLEPQLLALSLAEKAQAIQLLVQSLSNVWQGIEKTPGVCGGDARIANTRIPVWSLINYRRNGASDARILQDFPHLKAENLVNAWIYADTHPEEIEAAIRRNN